One window from the genome of Eucalyptus grandis isolate ANBG69807.140 chromosome 7, ASM1654582v1, whole genome shotgun sequence encodes:
- the LOC120296366 gene encoding WRKY DNA-binding transcription factor 70-like isoform X1, with protein MERFAWPENLSSSRKHAIQDLLHDQNPTKKLRDLFDAHSQTGNNTGQPLFAEDLFFNVLRSFGNSISESMSAESDEVLQLPTNACVRSEISEGSESIKPPIPSVFTSMERFAWPQNLSTSRKRMIEEILRAQKSVTTLLDLFSAQSQAGNNIQLPSSAEDLLEDLKESFANSLSLLGMAESDEVSQVPTKSCVRLEDSDEESTSTPVPRQLRGTSNTWTRLDDHEFVYDGYSWRKYAQEAILKSEFPSCVCRNYYGCSHKFDQGCQATKQVQKIKDDPPIYRTICQGHHTCK; from the exons ATGGAGCGTTTCGCTTGGCCTGAGAACCTCTCCTCAAGCCGCAAGCACGCGATCCAGGATCTCCTCCATGACCAGAATCCCACGAAGAAGCTCAGAGATCTTTTCGACGCTCACTCTCAAACTGGCAATAACACAGGGCAGCCCCTGTTCGCTGAAGATCTGTTCTTCAACGTCCTCAGGTCGTTCGGCAACTCCATATCTGAATCGATGAGCGCCGAGTCCGACGAGGTCTTGCAGCTCCCGACCAACGCCTGTGTCAGGTCCGAGATCTCGGAGGGAAGTGAAAGCATCAAGCCTCCGATCCCAAG TGTATTTACATCAATGGAGCGTTTCGCTTGGCCTCAGAACCTTTCCACAAGCCGCAAGCGCATGATCGAGGAGATCCTCCGAGCCCAGAAGTCCGTAACGACGCTCCTAGATCTGTTCAGCGCTCAGTCCCAAGCTGGCAATAACATACAGCTGCCCTCGTCTGCAGAAGATCTGCTCGAAGACCTCAAGGAGTCGTTCGCCAACAGCCTATCCTTATTGGGGATGGCCGAGTCCGACGAGGTCTCGCAGGTCCCAACCAAATCCTGTGTCAGGTTGGAGGACTCTGATGAGGAGAGCACTAGTACCCCGGTCCCGAGGCAATTAAG AGGGACTTCGAATACATGGACAAGATTGGATGACCATGAATTTGTCTACGACGGGTACTCATGGAGGAAATATGCTCAAGAAGCGATTCTCAAGTCGGAGTTCCCAAG CTGTGTTTGTAGGAACTACTACGGATGCTCTCACAAATTCGACCAGGGGTGTCAAGCGACCAAGCAGGTCCAAAAGATAAAGGATGACCCACCCATCTACAGAACTATATGCCAAGGCCACCACACTTGCAAGTAG
- the LOC120296366 gene encoding probable WRKY transcription factor 62 isoform X2, translating to MERFAWPENLSSSRKHAIQDLLHDQNPTKKLRDLFDAHSQTGNNTGQPLFAEDLFFNVLRSFGNSISESMSAESDEVLQLPTNACVRSEISEGSESIKPPIPSVFTSMERFAWPQNLSTSRKRMIEEILRAQKSVTTLLDLFSAQSQAGNNIQLPSSAEDLLEDLKESFANSLSLLGMAESDEVSQVPTKSCVRLEDSDEESTSTPVPRQLRGTSNTWTRLDDHEFVYDGYSWRKYAQEAILKSEFPRNYYGCSHKFDQGCQATKQVQKIKDDPPIYRTICQGHHTCK from the exons ATGGAGCGTTTCGCTTGGCCTGAGAACCTCTCCTCAAGCCGCAAGCACGCGATCCAGGATCTCCTCCATGACCAGAATCCCACGAAGAAGCTCAGAGATCTTTTCGACGCTCACTCTCAAACTGGCAATAACACAGGGCAGCCCCTGTTCGCTGAAGATCTGTTCTTCAACGTCCTCAGGTCGTTCGGCAACTCCATATCTGAATCGATGAGCGCCGAGTCCGACGAGGTCTTGCAGCTCCCGACCAACGCCTGTGTCAGGTCCGAGATCTCGGAGGGAAGTGAAAGCATCAAGCCTCCGATCCCAAG TGTATTTACATCAATGGAGCGTTTCGCTTGGCCTCAGAACCTTTCCACAAGCCGCAAGCGCATGATCGAGGAGATCCTCCGAGCCCAGAAGTCCGTAACGACGCTCCTAGATCTGTTCAGCGCTCAGTCCCAAGCTGGCAATAACATACAGCTGCCCTCGTCTGCAGAAGATCTGCTCGAAGACCTCAAGGAGTCGTTCGCCAACAGCCTATCCTTATTGGGGATGGCCGAGTCCGACGAGGTCTCGCAGGTCCCAACCAAATCCTGTGTCAGGTTGGAGGACTCTGATGAGGAGAGCACTAGTACCCCGGTCCCGAGGCAATTAAG AGGGACTTCGAATACATGGACAAGATTGGATGACCATGAATTTGTCTACGACGGGTACTCATGGAGGAAATATGCTCAAGAAGCGATTCTCAAGTCGGAGTTCCCAAG GAACTACTACGGATGCTCTCACAAATTCGACCAGGGGTGTCAAGCGACCAAGCAGGTCCAAAAGATAAAGGATGACCCACCCATCTACAGAACTATATGCCAAGGCCACCACACTTGCAAGTAG